One segment of Rhodopirellula baltica SH 1 DNA contains the following:
- a CDS encoding B3/4 domain-containing protein: MNRPSEVLTFQPLGEFTLPPTPADETIRRFAENIWRTLRREKEDPFISDDSLRIATTRKLNKIVPPPSCGPLLAEMKETFSDWTQDPEPAHWMQLVVLPPCDHSNVVRSWATEGDHVIIEPPDRQSILNGTADVSLPESTGEGVIVIPRLEEWFIRHRNGLKLLRRLLDHLAMMQRHCVIGCNSWAWGFFEKTVGADLVLPIGVTLHAFDADRLHAWFSNLVESGEAEGKVFRLNKNGEDIFQLNGEEGSPKSDYLMTLAARSLGIPWVAWHLWRSSLRLAPKDNNRIADQFPGEQALWVAELDDFHLPKNHVSTALLALHALLLHHSLTAEELSLVLPSVDESNLLVALLEAEFVQRDGDNYYCCPTAYPTIRQCLNDAGFPLDRL, encoded by the coding sequence ATGAACCGACCATCCGAGGTGTTGACGTTTCAACCGCTCGGAGAGTTCACGCTTCCACCGACCCCCGCGGATGAGACGATCCGGCGGTTTGCAGAGAACATTTGGAGGACACTCCGTCGTGAAAAGGAGGATCCATTCATCTCCGATGATTCGCTTCGAATTGCGACGACGCGGAAGCTCAACAAGATTGTACCGCCGCCTTCCTGCGGGCCACTGCTCGCGGAGATGAAAGAAACGTTCTCGGATTGGACGCAAGATCCAGAGCCCGCACATTGGATGCAACTTGTCGTCTTACCACCGTGTGACCACAGCAACGTTGTGCGATCGTGGGCAACCGAGGGTGATCACGTCATCATCGAACCGCCGGATCGCCAATCCATTCTCAACGGCACGGCCGATGTCAGCTTGCCGGAATCAACAGGCGAGGGTGTGATCGTCATTCCTCGTTTGGAAGAGTGGTTCATCCGACATCGAAATGGGCTGAAACTGTTGCGCCGCCTGCTGGACCATTTGGCCATGATGCAGCGACATTGTGTGATCGGATGCAACAGTTGGGCGTGGGGCTTCTTCGAAAAAACCGTTGGGGCGGATTTGGTATTGCCCATCGGAGTCACCTTGCATGCTTTTGATGCAGATCGTCTTCACGCTTGGTTCAGCAACTTGGTTGAATCGGGCGAAGCCGAAGGAAAAGTCTTTCGCCTCAACAAGAATGGCGAAGACATCTTTCAACTCAACGGTGAAGAAGGATCACCCAAATCAGACTATCTGATGACCTTGGCCGCACGTAGCTTGGGGATCCCTTGGGTCGCATGGCATTTGTGGCGAAGCAGCTTGCGACTTGCCCCCAAAGACAACAATCGAATTGCGGATCAGTTCCCCGGTGAACAGGCATTGTGGGTGGCAGAGCTGGATGATTTTCATTTGCCAAAGAACCACGTCTCGACCGCACTGCTCGCGTTGCACGCTTTACTGCTGCATCACTCATTGACCGCTGAAGAATTGAGCCTCGTGCTCCCCAGCGTCGATGAATCCAACTTGCTGGTGGCATTGCTAGAAGCTGAGTTTGTCCAACGCGATGGTGACAACTACTACTGCTGTCCCACGGCATACCCAACGATTCGGCAGTGTTTGAACGACGCCGGCTTTCCTCTCGACCGTTTGTAG
- a CDS encoding AI-2E family transporter yields MKNAHDDRETSTTSVLAIDRRIDPGSDPEAAAPRPASHPSTQPSTTQPPRELSSRSSGLLERNDRWMRGMVTAIAAILTLGMLYIASDLLVPIAIAALAYLSLRPIEAKICRWGVPQAAASAMLIAGLFSSLALIIALLYSPAQQWLTSAPESLAAIRGKFQSVAEPLTAVDRAGTAVDDATIPLKEDEPRIEVAYQKPSIVDETVLINQTGQMLAFVAAIAVLTFFMLSTGDDLLNRTLGVLPNSRSRGEVLKKIGDIQQSVGRYLAQITCINIGLGVAVTFVMWLVGMPTPVLWGVMAALFNFIPYVGPLAATSIVFLAAASSFDTMSRACLTAFAFWLTTAVEGQFVTPTILGKTLKVGPVVVLIAVAFWGFLWGLSGVFLAVPLLIVQRKIFASFEATYPLAVVLGEDACEPGEECDPIKDHKPIAEASPV; encoded by the coding sequence ATGAAGAACGCTCACGATGATCGAGAAACCTCCACCACGAGCGTTCTAGCGATCGACCGCCGAATCGATCCTGGTTCCGATCCGGAAGCAGCCGCCCCGCGACCGGCCAGCCATCCATCAACTCAACCATCAACGACCCAACCGCCTCGCGAATTGTCGTCACGATCTTCAGGGCTACTTGAGCGGAACGATCGCTGGATGCGAGGCATGGTCACGGCGATTGCGGCCATCCTGACATTGGGCATGCTTTACATCGCCAGCGATCTGTTGGTCCCAATCGCGATCGCAGCGCTCGCATATCTGTCGCTGCGACCGATCGAAGCCAAAATCTGTCGATGGGGTGTTCCGCAGGCCGCCGCTAGCGCAATGCTGATCGCCGGACTGTTCTCTTCGCTCGCCCTGATCATTGCATTGCTTTACTCACCGGCTCAGCAGTGGTTGACCTCGGCACCCGAAAGCCTCGCAGCGATCCGAGGCAAATTTCAGTCGGTCGCGGAACCACTAACCGCCGTCGATCGAGCGGGCACCGCCGTGGACGATGCAACCATTCCATTGAAAGAGGATGAACCACGAATCGAAGTGGCTTACCAAAAGCCGTCCATCGTCGACGAAACCGTTCTGATCAATCAGACCGGTCAAATGCTCGCATTCGTTGCTGCGATCGCGGTGCTGACATTTTTCATGTTGTCGACGGGCGATGATCTGTTGAACCGAACGCTCGGAGTCCTGCCAAATTCTCGCTCACGTGGTGAGGTCTTGAAGAAGATCGGCGACATTCAACAAAGCGTCGGCCGCTACCTCGCACAGATCACCTGCATCAACATCGGATTGGGCGTGGCGGTTACCTTTGTGATGTGGTTGGTCGGGATGCCGACGCCGGTTCTGTGGGGAGTCATGGCCGCATTGTTCAATTTCATCCCATACGTCGGCCCGTTGGCTGCCACATCCATTGTCTTCTTAGCGGCGGCCAGTTCGTTCGACACGATGAGCCGTGCCTGCCTAACAGCGTTCGCGTTTTGGTTGACCACCGCGGTCGAAGGCCAATTCGTTACCCCGACCATTTTGGGCAAGACATTGAAAGTTGGACCAGTCGTGGTGCTTATCGCAGTTGCCTTCTGGGGCTTCCTTTGGGGATTGTCCGGTGTGTTTCTTGCGGTGCCATTGCTGATCGTCCAGCGAAAAATCTTCGCGAGCTTTGAAGCGACCTATCCGCTTGCTGTGGTGCTCGGTGAAGATGCGTGCGAACCCGGCGAAGAATGCGATCCGATCAAAGATCACAAACCAATCGCAGAAGCTTCTCCGGTCTAA
- a CDS encoding class I SAM-dependent methyltransferase, which produces MHAITAGPSEAGARPTFAKRAFYVLKAWLQAPMDVATLCPSSPYLTRKLANRDCVKNARCVIELGPGAGGTTQALLEYMRPDAKLLAVEKSTVFSEPLHAIHDPRLEVAMDDACALAEIAAKHQFGLVDAVVSGIPFSSMPPAVAKTIAQSIHQVLRPGGVFVAYQIRDHVNEFARPLFGPAETEAIPMNFPPLTLYTWTKVCVAQQDAADRRGQNEIVHDQCA; this is translated from the coding sequence ATGCATGCGATCACTGCAGGGCCTAGTGAAGCGGGTGCCCGGCCAACGTTTGCCAAGCGTGCGTTCTATGTATTGAAGGCGTGGCTGCAGGCTCCCATGGATGTCGCGACCCTTTGCCCGAGTTCGCCTTATCTGACACGAAAGCTTGCGAACCGCGACTGTGTGAAGAACGCACGCTGTGTGATCGAATTGGGACCGGGAGCCGGTGGTACGACTCAGGCGTTGCTCGAATACATGCGGCCTGACGCAAAGCTTCTGGCGGTTGAGAAATCGACGGTGTTTTCCGAGCCGCTCCATGCGATCCATGATCCACGACTGGAAGTGGCGATGGATGACGCTTGTGCACTCGCCGAGATTGCTGCGAAACACCAATTTGGATTGGTCGACGCGGTCGTCTCGGGGATACCGTTTAGCAGCATGCCGCCGGCTGTTGCGAAAACCATCGCTCAGTCGATCCATCAAGTCTTGCGGCCTGGTGGTGTGTTTGTTGCCTACCAGATTCGCGACCACGTCAACGAGTTCGCACGTCCGTTGTTCGGGCCTGCTGAGACGGAAGCCATTCCCATGAACTTTCCGCCGTTGACCTTGTACACATGGACCAAAGTGTGTGTCGCTCAACAGGACGCCGCCGATCGTCGCGGCCAAAACGAAATCGTTCATGACCAATGTGCATAA
- a CDS encoding NAD(P)(+) transhydrogenase (Re/Si-specific) subunit beta, whose translation MSIEVLGSVYIISAILFVFGLKLMSSPATAVRGNLLSSVGMLMAVLITLTSKEILDYRYLAGAAILGAVVGVIAAQRVAMTGMPEMVALFNGSGGIASLLVGWAALYGQESSSFTLITILLSILIGGVTFSGSLVAWAKLSETIGSGAMTFSGQRVVNILLLLALLACSVTMVVDPGLTFPLVFVVIGLSILLGVMAVIPIGGADMPVVISLLNSYSGLAACAAGFAINNTILIVAGSLVGAAGLILTNIMCKAMNRSLSNVLFSGFAATTKATKVEGEVKPITADDAYLILEAASSVVMVPGYGMAVAQAQHVVRELGELLEANGADVSYAIHPVAGRMPGHMNVLLAEANVPYDQLIEMDEINPRMENIDVAIVIGANDVVNPAAREDENSPIYGMPIINVDYARTVFVLKRSMASGFSGVDNPLFFGENTRMLFGDAKQSLSSVIAEFKS comes from the coding sequence ATGAGCATTGAAGTTCTGGGTTCGGTCTACATTATCTCGGCAATTCTGTTTGTCTTTGGGCTCAAACTGATGAGTTCTCCGGCGACCGCCGTACGCGGTAATTTGCTTTCGTCGGTTGGAATGCTGATGGCCGTCTTGATCACCCTCACGTCGAAGGAAATCCTCGACTATCGCTACCTGGCTGGTGCCGCGATTCTTGGTGCGGTCGTCGGCGTGATCGCAGCGCAACGTGTTGCCATGACGGGAATGCCCGAGATGGTTGCACTGTTCAATGGTTCGGGCGGTATCGCGAGTCTGCTGGTTGGTTGGGCCGCCCTTTACGGGCAGGAATCATCGTCCTTCACGCTGATCACCATCCTGCTATCCATCTTGATCGGTGGCGTGACCTTCTCGGGTTCCCTGGTCGCCTGGGCAAAGCTTTCAGAAACCATCGGCAGCGGAGCGATGACGTTCTCCGGCCAACGTGTCGTCAACATACTGTTGTTGCTGGCGTTGCTGGCTTGTTCGGTAACGATGGTCGTCGATCCCGGCCTGACGTTTCCACTCGTCTTCGTTGTGATCGGGTTGTCAATATTGCTCGGTGTGATGGCAGTCATCCCAATCGGTGGCGCTGACATGCCGGTTGTGATTTCGTTGCTGAATAGCTACTCGGGACTCGCCGCGTGTGCCGCCGGATTTGCGATCAACAACACGATTCTGATCGTCGCCGGTTCGTTGGTTGGTGCGGCGGGGCTGATTTTGACCAACATCATGTGCAAAGCGATGAATCGATCGCTCAGCAACGTGCTGTTCTCAGGTTTCGCGGCAACTACAAAAGCCACCAAGGTCGAAGGCGAAGTCAAACCAATCACCGCCGACGACGCCTACCTGATCCTCGAGGCAGCCTCGTCGGTCGTGATGGTGCCCGGCTACGGCATGGCGGTCGCCCAAGCCCAACACGTGGTGCGTGAACTGGGTGAACTACTGGAAGCCAACGGAGCCGACGTCAGCTACGCAATTCATCCGGTCGCCGGTCGGATGCCGGGGCACATGAATGTCTTGCTAGCCGAGGCGAATGTGCCGTACGACCAATTGATTGAAATGGACGAAATTAATCCGCGAATGGAAAATATCGACGTCGCGATCGTGATCGGAGCCAACGACGTGGTGAACCCTGCCGCACGAGAAGACGAGAACAGCCCGATCTATGGGATGCCGATCATCAACGTCGATTACGCGAGAACCGTGTTCGTTCTGAAAAGATCAATGGCATCGGGGTTCTCTGGCGTCGACAACCCATTGTTCTTTGGCGAGAACACACGAATGCTGTTCGGTGACGCCAAGCAATCTCTCAGCAGCGTGATCGCCGAATTCAAATCTTAA
- a CDS encoding NAD(P) transhydrogenase subunit alpha: MEAVLLAFILTLSVFLGFELIAKVPATLHTPLMSGANAISGITVVGAIIAAGADLGPWSTWLGALAVFFATVNVVGGYMVTDRMLSMFKKKDSPSGGDS; this comes from the coding sequence GTGGAAGCCGTCCTGCTCGCCTTCATTTTGACGCTGTCCGTGTTCTTGGGGTTCGAATTGATCGCCAAAGTTCCGGCGACACTTCACACACCCCTGATGTCCGGTGCCAACGCGATTTCTGGCATCACTGTCGTTGGTGCGATCATCGCCGCGGGCGCTGACTTGGGCCCTTGGTCAACTTGGCTGGGAGCGTTGGCGGTGTTCTTTGCGACCGTCAACGTGGTCGGCGGCTACATGGTGACCGATCGCATGCTGAGCATGTTCAAGAAAAAAGACAGCCCATCGGGAGGTGACTCATGA
- a CDS encoding Re/Si-specific NAD(P)(+) transhydrogenase subunit alpha → MMQIGVPRERWPGEARVALVPASVKKLIQVGFSVGIESGAGLASGFPDEAYTDVGAAVQVDRATVLSGSDIVLRVRRPELDEVSTLRPEAIHISFLDPFNEKELVSEMAKSGVTSVSMEMIPRSTRAQKMDALSSQANLAGYVTVIQAAYHSKKIFPMMMTPSGTIRPARVFVIGAGVAGLQAIATAKRLGARVDAFDTRPVVAEQVRSLGAKFVEIDLGEVGQTEQGYAKALTPEQIELQKEGQKKVIAASDVVITTAQLFGRPAPRIVTRDMVLGMQTGSVVVDMAVETGGNVEGSVLNEIVDVEGVKIIGQGNLPSEVSRNASEMYSNNLTALIDEFWDAESKRLEFNPEDEIVQAAVITRGGKIVNDTIAQLHS, encoded by the coding sequence GTGATGCAGATTGGCGTCCCACGCGAACGTTGGCCAGGCGAGGCGAGAGTGGCTCTCGTTCCGGCAAGCGTCAAGAAGTTGATTCAGGTTGGCTTTTCGGTTGGGATCGAATCCGGTGCGGGCTTGGCGTCAGGATTTCCTGATGAGGCATACACTGATGTCGGTGCCGCTGTGCAAGTCGACAGGGCCACCGTTCTTTCAGGCTCTGACATCGTGCTGCGAGTCCGTCGCCCCGAACTTGACGAGGTGTCAACACTTCGCCCCGAAGCCATTCACATCAGTTTCCTCGACCCATTCAATGAAAAAGAATTGGTCAGCGAGATGGCAAAGTCGGGTGTGACGTCGGTTTCGATGGAGATGATCCCACGGTCCACACGCGCTCAGAAGATGGACGCTTTGTCGTCTCAAGCCAACCTCGCCGGTTACGTCACGGTGATTCAGGCCGCTTATCACAGCAAAAAGATTTTCCCGATGATGATGACTCCATCGGGAACAATTCGCCCCGCTCGAGTGTTTGTGATTGGTGCGGGCGTAGCAGGCCTACAAGCGATCGCCACGGCAAAACGACTCGGTGCCCGAGTCGATGCATTCGACACCCGACCTGTCGTCGCTGAACAAGTGCGATCGCTCGGTGCCAAGTTCGTCGAAATTGATTTGGGCGAAGTCGGACAAACGGAGCAAGGCTACGCCAAGGCTCTGACACCAGAACAAATTGAACTTCAAAAGGAAGGACAAAAGAAGGTCATCGCGGCGTCCGATGTCGTCATCACCACCGCGCAATTGTTTGGCCGACCGGCACCCCGCATTGTCACTCGCGACATGGTGCTAGGTATGCAAACTGGCAGCGTCGTCGTCGACATGGCGGTGGAAACGGGCGGCAACGTCGAAGGCTCCGTGCTGAACGAAATCGTCGATGTGGAAGGCGTCAAAATCATCGGCCAGGGCAACTTACCTTCCGAGGTTAGCCGCAACGCGAGCGAAATGTACTCCAACAACTTGACGGCATTGATTGACGAGTTTTGGGACGCCGAATCCAAACGCCTTGAGTTCAATCCCGAGGACGAAATTGTTCAAGCCGCCGTCATCACTCGCGGTGGCAAGATCGTCAACGACACCATCGCCCAGCTTCATTCGTAG
- a CDS encoding SDR family NAD(P)-dependent oxidoreductase, whose protein sequence is MSTLRKFATAAAAGYAGIVVTRAIVRRKRTFDWQNKRVVITGGSRGLGLVIARQLADQGARIAITARTEEDLCAAAAELRRRGAEVIAHPCDVRDREQVATFIDRVTNQFDGIDVLLNVAGIITVGPFESMTMEDFQSAMQTNCWGALHVAMEVLPHMRAAGWGRIVNIASLGGKRAVPHMLPYAASKFALVGLSNGMRAELKADNIFVTTACPSLMRTGSPRNAIFKGQHRDEYAWFSIGDSLPGLSMNAEAAAEQILTACQHGRGEVFIRSPLNVTIALQNLFPELTQEILALAASVLPKMGGIGRTAAKGHQSQSEWSPSVLTTLTEQAAIRNNQI, encoded by the coding sequence ATGTCAACGCTTCGCAAATTCGCGACGGCAGCTGCTGCTGGATACGCAGGAATTGTCGTGACACGTGCCATCGTTCGCCGCAAACGCACTTTCGACTGGCAAAACAAACGCGTGGTTATCACGGGCGGATCACGTGGTTTAGGGTTGGTGATCGCCCGGCAGTTGGCCGACCAAGGTGCGCGGATCGCAATCACAGCACGCACGGAAGAAGACTTGTGTGCGGCTGCCGCGGAACTGCGTCGACGTGGAGCAGAAGTCATCGCACATCCCTGTGATGTCCGCGACCGAGAACAAGTCGCCACTTTCATCGATCGAGTGACCAACCAATTCGACGGCATTGACGTGCTATTGAACGTCGCGGGAATCATCACCGTCGGTCCCTTTGAATCCATGACGATGGAAGACTTCCAATCCGCGATGCAAACGAATTGCTGGGGAGCATTGCATGTTGCGATGGAAGTTCTACCTCACATGCGTGCCGCCGGCTGGGGACGCATCGTCAACATCGCTTCCCTGGGAGGAAAACGAGCGGTTCCACACATGCTGCCATACGCTGCTAGCAAATTCGCGTTGGTGGGTCTGTCCAATGGGATGCGTGCTGAACTCAAAGCAGACAACATCTTTGTCACCACCGCGTGCCCTAGCTTGATGCGAACCGGAAGCCCTCGAAATGCAATCTTCAAAGGCCAACACCGCGACGAGTACGCTTGGTTCAGCATCGGCGACTCATTGCCAGGACTGTCCATGAACGCGGAAGCCGCGGCCGAACAAATATTGACGGCTTGCCAGCACGGACGTGGCGAAGTCTTCATTCGCAGTCCCCTCAACGTGACGATCGCACTGCAAAACCTTTTCCCTGAATTGACTCAAGAGATTTTGGCGTTGGCAGCAAGCGTGTTGCCAAAAATGGGCGGCATTGGTCGAACCGCTGCCAAAGGCCATCAAAGCCAATCGGAATGGTCCCCATCGGTTTTAACGACGCTCACTGAGCAAGCTGCGATCAGGAACAATCAAATCTGA
- a CDS encoding PRC-barrel domain-containing protein, with translation MVRTIQTSFLVALTACLSLPLVSAQTTSEQFDTRSRQADASRLDAKMSHSNVRVSQLMGLNLQNSQGESVGEIKDIVLNAKTGKVRYAVVTYGGFLGMGNKLFAVPFEALKTQVDPDEVGDDDIDEDDYVMVLDVTQEQLEGQEGFDEDNWPNMADKQWAADLDKRYNVERRNANRLRRNNDQ, from the coding sequence ATGGTACGCACAATTCAAACCAGTTTCCTAGTTGCCTTGACCGCTTGTCTCAGCCTGCCATTGGTCTCGGCTCAAACCACATCAGAACAATTCGACACACGTTCGCGGCAGGCCGACGCCAGTCGACTCGACGCGAAAATGAGCCACTCCAACGTCCGCGTCAGCCAGTTGATGGGACTCAATTTGCAAAATTCTCAAGGCGAGAGTGTTGGCGAAATCAAGGACATCGTGCTCAACGCAAAGACCGGCAAGGTTCGTTACGCCGTGGTGACGTACGGCGGGTTCTTGGGCATGGGCAACAAACTTTTCGCCGTCCCGTTTGAGGCCTTGAAAACGCAGGTCGACCCGGACGAAGTTGGCGACGATGACATCGACGAAGACGATTACGTGATGGTTCTCGACGTCACTCAGGAACAACTCGAAGGCCAGGAAGGCTTTGACGAAGACAATTGGCCGAATATGGCTGACAAACAATGGGCGGCTGACTTGGACAAGCGATACAACGTTGAACGTAGAAACGCGAATCGTTTGCGTCGCAACAACGACCAATAG
- a CDS encoding outer membrane protein assembly factor BamB family protein, with protein MKCSLIGTLIIASAGIACASDWPQWQGPERNAQSAETGLLQQWPEAGPPLAWRVDGLGGGDSAPAVAAGKLFGMSNRDGQEIVWARSEDNGGEIWVTSLGEAADQRVPQSKEGPGCTPSFNDDQLYVIGMSGRIACLDASDGRIIWQRSLVDDFGGVAPMWSFRESPLVDGDQVICTPGAADALMVALDKRTGETIWKTKPPTAASAPGDTAPGRSGDEPRRQPPPRASSEGSTPTITGSKNPELFVSEHWGMTAFSYVVPNGKYLVKLYFAETYNGITDEGQRVFTFDVEGHETTDFDIWKKAGGPRKAIVESVPAVVDDGELNITFKQQVQSPAIKAIEIIPQGDDADQSSIVRVKAGESNPFKDSDGNTWLADQGFTGGGTSPGFINRSGGSPGRSGGRGRFGGFGGPRPGAAYSSAIAIEWEGIRQYVQFTANALVGVSTTDGEILWQYSAPANAMGINCSTPIFQDGLLFAASAYGTGGGAVKLTKDPNGKINAEEAYFTSRMQNHHGGMIVVDGCLYGANGGNGGGIMTCMDFQTGETLWRDREGPKGSLLLADGRLYLRGEEGEILLLEPSSDQFIERGRFDQPDRSDVPAWAHPIVANGKLYIRDQGLLLCYDVSKK; from the coding sequence ATGAAATGTTCCTTGATAGGTACGTTGATCATCGCGTCCGCTGGAATCGCGTGCGCCTCTGATTGGCCTCAGTGGCAAGGCCCGGAACGAAACGCCCAATCTGCCGAAACGGGACTGCTGCAACAATGGCCCGAAGCCGGACCTCCATTGGCTTGGCGAGTCGATGGTCTCGGGGGCGGCGACAGTGCCCCCGCCGTTGCCGCAGGCAAGCTCTTTGGAATGAGCAATCGCGATGGCCAAGAGATCGTTTGGGCACGCTCGGAAGACAACGGCGGCGAGATTTGGGTTACGTCGCTGGGTGAGGCAGCGGACCAACGGGTACCACAATCCAAAGAAGGTCCCGGTTGCACTCCGTCATTTAATGACGATCAGCTTTACGTGATTGGAATGAGCGGACGCATCGCATGCCTGGACGCGAGCGATGGACGAATCATTTGGCAGCGAAGTTTGGTCGACGATTTTGGCGGTGTCGCTCCGATGTGGAGCTTTCGAGAATCGCCGCTCGTTGATGGCGACCAAGTCATCTGCACTCCCGGTGCGGCCGATGCGCTGATGGTCGCACTGGACAAACGCACTGGCGAAACCATTTGGAAAACCAAACCACCAACCGCCGCTTCCGCCCCCGGAGACACAGCACCTGGCCGTTCTGGCGACGAACCACGCCGGCAACCGCCACCACGAGCGTCCAGCGAGGGATCGACACCAACAATCACAGGCTCGAAAAATCCTGAATTGTTTGTCAGCGAACATTGGGGAATGACCGCATTCTCGTACGTAGTTCCCAATGGAAAATACCTGGTCAAACTGTACTTCGCCGAAACCTACAACGGCATCACCGATGAAGGTCAACGGGTTTTCACCTTCGATGTGGAGGGTCACGAAACAACCGATTTCGACATTTGGAAGAAGGCAGGCGGTCCACGCAAAGCAATCGTCGAATCAGTTCCCGCCGTGGTCGATGATGGCGAGCTGAACATCACCTTTAAACAACAAGTCCAAAGCCCCGCCATCAAAGCCATCGAGATCATTCCCCAGGGCGATGATGCGGACCAATCCAGCATCGTCCGAGTCAAAGCGGGAGAGTCAAATCCCTTCAAAGACTCCGATGGAAACACCTGGTTGGCAGACCAAGGATTCACCGGCGGAGGAACCAGCCCCGGGTTCATCAACCGTTCCGGCGGAAGTCCAGGTAGATCGGGCGGACGTGGGCGATTCGGCGGCTTCGGTGGCCCTCGTCCAGGTGCGGCTTACTCCTCCGCGATTGCGATCGAATGGGAAGGTATTCGCCAATACGTGCAATTCACCGCCAATGCCTTGGTCGGTGTCTCAACCACCGATGGTGAAATCCTTTGGCAATACTCCGCCCCCGCCAACGCGATGGGAATCAACTGCTCCACACCCATCTTTCAAGACGGTCTGCTGTTCGCTGCCTCGGCGTATGGAACCGGAGGTGGTGCGGTGAAACTCACAAAGGATCCCAACGGAAAAATCAATGCCGAGGAAGCCTATTTCACATCTCGCATGCAGAATCACCACGGCGGAATGATTGTGGTCGACGGTTGCCTTTACGGAGCCAACGGTGGAAACGGCGGTGGGATCATGACCTGCATGGATTTCCAAACCGGCGAGACGCTGTGGCGAGATCGCGAAGGGCCGAAGGGATCCTTGCTACTCGCCGATGGTCGACTGTACCTTCGCGGCGAAGAGGGTGAGATCCTCCTGCTGGAACCATCATCGGATCAGTTCATCGAGCGAGGTCGCTTCGATCAACCCGATCGCTCCGACGTTCCCGCCTGGGCACACCCGATTGTCGCGAATGGAAAGCTGTACATCCGCGACCAAGGCTTGCTGCTCTGCTATGACGTGAGCAAGAAATAG